Proteins encoded in a region of the Polynucleobacter antarcticus genome:
- a CDS encoding DUF4390 domain-containing protein — MSQRCKQFLFCMLLSLSLFAAGVSAEGIKLKSLELEKVDSEWLLNATFQIELTPGLEDALQKGLVLHFQTEFEVTRSRWYWFDERPALTVRNTRLSYQPLTQQYRIASEGFSFSAKTIFEALQAVGTIGGWRVVDSSQLDPSKSYNAALRLTLDLSKLPKPFQVNALNNREWNLSSDWARLPFLPNGPSPIRR, encoded by the coding sequence ATGAGCCAACGCTGTAAACAATTCCTATTTTGTATGCTGTTATCGCTAAGCCTGTTCGCGGCAGGAGTAAGTGCGGAAGGCATTAAGCTCAAATCTCTCGAGTTAGAGAAAGTGGATAGTGAGTGGCTACTCAATGCGACCTTCCAGATTGAGCTGACCCCTGGATTAGAAGATGCCCTTCAGAAGGGTTTGGTCTTACATTTTCAAACAGAGTTTGAGGTTACCCGCTCTCGATGGTATTGGTTTGACGAGCGGCCTGCACTTACAGTGCGCAATACGCGTCTGTCTTACCAACCGCTAACTCAGCAGTATCGTATTGCCTCAGAAGGATTTAGCTTTTCTGCGAAAACCATTTTTGAAGCCTTGCAGGCAGTAGGCACAATTGGAGGTTGGCGAGTGGTTGATAGTAGCCAGCTAGATCCCAGCAAATCTTATAACGCAGCCCTCAGACTGACTTTGGATTTAAGTAAGTTACCGAAGCCGTTTCAAGTAAATGCTTTAAATAATCGAGAATGGAACCTTTCTAGTGACTGGGCACGACTTCCTTTTCTGCCAAATGGGCCCAGCCCGATTAGACGATGA
- the rsmB gene encoding 16S rRNA (cytosine(967)-C(5))-methyltransferase RsmB: MTDQATSRSLPLSEAITISAQAIGEVMLGRSLTEVLDQLDAHERPIVQSLTFDTLRKWVRSHELIKQFIPKTPPVEVEYLLSVAIPLFLQSSTDGKGYAVHTIVDQAVKACSEYEPTMYAKGLVNAVLRKVSLLVQEEANRPYPPDPIPMFFPPWWRANLKKNYSKVWHAMLIQQAQRAPLILRVNSQQYTRAAYQDLLSEVGIAAEPIEDIAGVSLDSALLLREPVPVSELPGFYSGAVSVQDAGAQIAAILLDPKPGDRILDACAAPGGKTAHLLELAQCEMTALELDGERLGKIGGNLDRLRLQSDAVRVVRGDASKSAWWDGKLFDKILLDAPCSASGIVARHPDIPFLRREADIGALQLRQRAILAQSWKMLKPGGLLLYVTCSVFPEEGEMQALWFSAQHADALRLSAPGQILPTETNDGFYYALFKKNGP; encoded by the coding sequence GTGACTGATCAAGCAACATCACGCAGCCTCCCCCTATCGGAAGCAATCACTATTTCTGCCCAAGCGATTGGAGAGGTGATGCTTGGAAGATCGCTGACAGAAGTCTTGGATCAGCTAGATGCTCACGAACGACCTATCGTACAAAGCCTCACCTTTGATACTTTACGTAAATGGGTGAGATCACATGAGCTCATTAAACAATTTATTCCCAAGACGCCGCCTGTAGAAGTGGAATATCTTTTGAGTGTAGCCATTCCTCTATTTCTACAGAGCAGTACTGATGGCAAAGGCTATGCAGTGCATACGATTGTGGATCAAGCGGTAAAAGCATGTAGTGAGTACGAGCCAACTATGTATGCCAAAGGATTGGTGAATGCTGTTTTGCGCAAGGTTAGCCTACTGGTTCAGGAAGAGGCAAATAGACCTTACCCCCCAGACCCCATACCTATGTTTTTCCCACCTTGGTGGCGTGCAAATCTTAAGAAAAATTACTCAAAAGTGTGGCATGCCATGCTGATTCAGCAGGCTCAACGTGCCCCCCTCATATTGCGAGTCAATAGCCAGCAATATACGCGTGCGGCATACCAAGACTTGCTGAGCGAAGTTGGTATTGCAGCTGAGCCTATTGAGGATATTGCAGGCGTTTCATTGGATTCGGCATTATTGTTGCGTGAACCAGTTCCCGTCTCCGAACTGCCTGGGTTTTATAGTGGCGCCGTTTCTGTGCAAGATGCAGGCGCACAAATTGCCGCTATATTGCTGGATCCCAAGCCGGGTGATCGGATCTTGGATGCTTGTGCAGCACCGGGCGGAAAAACAGCGCACTTATTAGAGTTAGCCCAATGTGAGATGACTGCCTTGGAATTGGATGGCGAACGCCTCGGTAAAATTGGCGGTAATTTGGATCGTCTGCGCTTGCAATCTGATGCTGTTCGGGTGGTGCGCGGTGATGCCTCGAAGAGCGCTTGGTGGGACGGAAAGCTATTCGATAAAATTTTATTGGATGCGCCCTGTTCTGCATCGGGTATCGTAGCTCGACATCCCGATATTCCGTTTTTAAGGCGTGAAGCTGATATTGGAGCGTTACAGCTGCGACAACGTGCCATTCTGGCCCAGTCTTGGAAGATGCTCAAGCCAGGTGGCCTGCTCTTGTATGTGACCTGTTCAGTATTTCCTGAAGAGGGAGAAATGCAGGCACTTTGGTTTTCTGCACAGCATGCAGATGCGTTACGATTAAGCGCCCCCGGACAAATTTTGCCCACCGAGACTAATGATGGTTTTTACTATGCCTTGTTTAAGAAAAATGGGCCATGA